The region CACAAGGCCGGTGATGACGTTAGGGTAGGTACGCCCGGCGTGACGTGGTGAGGACCGTATTGCAGAATGTGTCCCCTCGTCAGGCCAGAAAAGCGAGCACGTGAGTGCTCACTCCCCCATGGCGATCAGGTTGGCATTTCCGCCCGCGGCCGCCGTGTTGATCGTCACCGTCTGTTCGGTGGCGAAGCGCAGGAGGTAGTGCGGGCCGCCGGCCTTCGGACCCGTGCCGGAGAGCCCGTGCCCGCCGAAGGGCTGCACGCCGACCACCGCGCCGATCATGTTGCGGTTCACATAGACGTTGCCGACGGACAGGGCCTGCACGACCCGCGCGACCGTCGCGTCGATCCGCGAATGCACGCCGAGCGTCAGCCCGTAGCCGGTGCCCTCGATGGCGCGCAGCACATCCTCCAGGCGGTCCGCCTTGTAGCGCACCACATGCAGGACCGGGCCGAACACCTCCTGGGCGAGATCATGCGGCCTGTCGAGCTCGAAGATATGCGGCGCCACATAGGTCCCGGTCGCGGGCGCCTCTCCGGCATAGCGCACTTTCGCCGCGCGCTTCATCGCCTCGATATGCGCGTCCAGCTTGTCCTTCGCCTCCCGGTCGATCACGGGACCCACATGGGTCGAGACCTCGCGCGGATCGGCGATCTTCAGCTCGCGGGCATTGCCGGCGATCATCTCGATCATGCGGTCGGCCACGTCGTCCTGGACGCAGAGCAGGCGCAGGGCCGAGCAGCGCTGTCCTGCCGAGCGGAAGGCCGACATCACCACGTCGTCGGCCACCTGCTCGGGCAGGGCGGTCGCATCCACGATCATCGCGTTGATGCCGCCCGTCTCGGCGATCAGCGGCACGATGGCCGCATCCTTGTTCGCGAGTGTGCGGTTGATGATGCGGGCGACCTCCGTCGAACCGGTGAAGACCACGCCCGCCACGTCCTTGTGTTCCACGAGGCGCGCGCCCACGCGCCCGTCGCCCGGCATGAGATGAAGGGCCGTCTTCGGCACGCCCGCCTCGTGCAGGATGCGCACGGCGAGATCGGCGATCAGCGGCGTCTGCTCGGCGGGCTTAGCCACCACGGCGTTACCCGCCATCAGGGCGGCGCTGACCTGGCCGAGGAAGATGGCGAGCGGGAAGTTCCACGGCGAGATCGCCACAAACACGCCGCGACCGCGCAGGCGCAGCACGTTGCTCTCGCCCGTCGGCCCCGGCATCGTGTCGCCCGCACCAAAAAGCGTGCGGCCCTGGACGGCGTAATAGCGCAGGAAGTCGATCGCCTCGCGGACCTCGGAGAGCGCATCGTCGAGGGTCTTGCCGGCCTCCACCTGCAGGAGGTGAAGCAGGGCGCCGCGCCGCTCTTCCAGGAGATCGGCTGCTCGTTGCAGTGCCTGAGCCCGGGTCTTGGCATCCGTGCGGCTCCAGTTGACGAAGCCGGCCTGCGCGGCCGCCATCGCGCGGTCGGCCACCTCCGGCGCCGCTTCCGTCACCTGGCCGACCACGGTCGTGCCGTCGATGGGGCTGACGACCGGGCGTGCCGCGCCCGACGCCGCCTTGCCGTCGATCAGCGGCTCGGCCTTGAAGCTCTGCTGCCGTCCCTTCTCGATCTCGGCGAGAAGCGCATCGAGCGACGCCCGATGACCGAACTCCACGCCCCTCGAATTCGCGCGCTCTGGCCCGTAGAGATCGCGGGGCAGTGGCAGCTTGGGATGGCGCGCCTTGTCGGCCGACACGATGATGTCGGCAGGGCGCTTCAACAGCGCCTCGACCGGCACGTTCGGATCGGCCGCCACCGACACGAAGGACGAGTTCGCACCGTTCTCCAACAGGCGTCGCACGAGATAGGCCAGTAGGTCGCGATGGCCGCCCACCGGCGCATAGGCGCGGCAGGCGAGGCCCGGATTGTCCTCGAGCAGGCGCGCATAGAGCGCCTCGCCCATGCCGTGCAGGCGCTGGAACTCGTAGCCTTCGGTGCCGCCGGCGCGCTCGATGATGGACGCAACGGTGAGCGCATTGTGCGTGGCGAATTGCGGATAGATGCGCGGGCGCAAAGCCAGCATCTTCTCGGCGCAGGCCATGTAGTGCAGGTCCGTCATCGCCTTGCGGGTGAAGACCGGATAATCGTCGAGCCCGCGCTCCTGGGCCCGCTTCACCTCCGTGTCCCAATAGGCGCCCTTCACGAGACGCACCATCAGCTGGCGGTCGTATTTCTCGGCCATGGCCGCGATGGCATCGACCACGGAGCCGGCACGCTTCTGGTAAGCCTGAATGGCGAGCCCGAAGCCCTTCCAGCCGGCGAGCGAGGAATCGGCCAGCACGGCCTCGATCACCTCGAGGGACAATTCGAGCCGGTCGGCCTCTTCCGCATCGACCGTGAAGTTGAGATCGTAGGATTTCGCCTTTTGCGCCAGCGCGATCACGAGCGGCACCAGCTCGCGCATCACCCGCTCACGGCTCGTGGCTTCGTAGCGCGGATGGAGGGCCGAGAGCTTCACCGAGATGCCGGGACGGTTCGGCAGCGGCTCGTTGCCCGCCGAGCGGCCGATGGCGTCGATGGCGGAGGCATAGGAATCGAAATAGCGGCGCGCATCCTCGGCCGTGCGCGCGCCTTCGCCCAGCATGTCGAAGGAGTAGCGGTAGATCCGGCCCTTGGACGAGGTGGCGCGCTTGAGCGCCTCCTCGATGGTTTGGCCGAGCACGAAGTGATTGCCCATGACCCGCATGGCTTGGCGGGTGGCGGTGCGCACGGCCGGCAGACCAAGGCGCTTGGTGAGTTGGCCCAGGATGCTCTCCGGGGTCTCGCCGGGCTGGATGATCCGAGCAGTGATGCCGAGCGCCCA is a window of Microvirga lotononidis DNA encoding:
- the putA gene encoding bifunctional proline dehydrogenase/L-glutamate gamma-semialdehyde dehydrogenase PutA, which encodes MSPAPVAPLPFNPPFAEDDKALATRLLASSRLSPEREKRVDEQATRLIEAIRAKGGGLGGVEEMLREYALSTKEGLALMVLAEALLRVPDAATSDRLIEDKLGQADFAGHEAKSDAFLVSASAWALGITARIIQPGETPESILGQLTKRLGLPAVRTATRQAMRVMGNHFVLGQTIEEALKRATSSKGRIYRYSFDMLGEGARTAEDARRYFDSYASAIDAIGRSAGNEPLPNRPGISVKLSALHPRYEATSRERVMRELVPLVIALAQKAKSYDLNFTVDAEEADRLELSLEVIEAVLADSSLAGWKGFGLAIQAYQKRAGSVVDAIAAMAEKYDRQLMVRLVKGAYWDTEVKRAQERGLDDYPVFTRKAMTDLHYMACAEKMLALRPRIYPQFATHNALTVASIIERAGGTEGYEFQRLHGMGEALYARLLEDNPGLACRAYAPVGGHRDLLAYLVRRLLENGANSSFVSVAADPNVPVEALLKRPADIIVSADKARHPKLPLPRDLYGPERANSRGVEFGHRASLDALLAEIEKGRQQSFKAEPLIDGKAASGAARPVVSPIDGTTVVGQVTEAAPEVADRAMAAAQAGFVNWSRTDAKTRAQALQRAADLLEERRGALLHLLQVEAGKTLDDALSEVREAIDFLRYYAVQGRTLFGAGDTMPGPTGESNVLRLRGRGVFVAISPWNFPLAIFLGQVSAALMAGNAVVAKPAEQTPLIADLAVRILHEAGVPKTALHLMPGDGRVGARLVEHKDVAGVVFTGSTEVARIINRTLANKDAAIVPLIAETGGINAMIVDATALPEQVADDVVMSAFRSAGQRCSALRLLCVQDDVADRMIEMIAGNARELKIADPREVSTHVGPVIDREAKDKLDAHIEAMKRAAKVRYAGEAPATGTYVAPHIFELDRPHDLAQEVFGPVLHVVRYKADRLEDVLRAIEGTGYGLTLGVHSRIDATVARVVQALSVGNVYVNRNMIGAVVGVQPFGGHGLSGTGPKAGGPHYLLRFATEQTVTINTAAAGGNANLIAMGE